The Magnetococcales bacterium DNA window GCTTTCATCGACCCTTCCTTTCCCGGAACCAGACCGCGTCCACCGTGGGATGCGGCAATCTTCCATTCATACGGGGGTCCGGGGGGGATTATCCCCCCCGGCGGGGTTCGGGGCGGAGCCCCGAGGTGTTGACGTGGCCGTTGCTGTCCGTTGCCGTGTCTGTTGCCGTCGCGGTCCGCTGCAGCCCATGGAATCCCGAAGGCCCGCCCAACCGCACCCAACGGATTTATCGCAGCGGACCGCGGGGGGGCAAGGGGGGGCCTCATCCCCCCATCCTTGAACTTGACTCCCGACTAAAAGCCGGGTCAATCCGCCGCATCGAGCCTCACAGCGATCCGGCACCTCTCCCGAAGGGAGAGGTGGAGCGCCTCACGCAACGGCGCAGGTCAACGGCGCAAGTCAACGGCGCACGTCAACGGATGGGGGGATGAGGCCCCCCCTTGCCCCCCCGCGGTCCGCAGCGAAAATTTCCATCGTGCGGGTGACGGGTTGCCGTGTTTGACTTGAGTGCTGCGGACCGCAACGTCTACGGCAATCCAAAAGCGCGTATTTCCCCCGACCTCATCTTTGCGGAAGCGTGTGTTCAAAAAGAGGCTTTGTTCCGGGTGGCGACTCCGCAAAAGGATGGGGGGATGAGGCCCCCCCTTGCCCCCCGCGGTCCGCAGCGAAAATTTCCATCGTGCGGGTGACGGGTTGCCGTGTTTGACTTGAGTGCTGCGGACCGCAACGTCTACGGCAACACCTCGGGGCTCCGCCCCGAACCCCGCCGGGGGGGATAATCCCCCCCGGACCCCCGTATATATTGTCACCTCGCTTGCCCCCGCTGCCTTCCCCCCTGTCACCTCGCCAGCATCCGCGCCGCATTGGCCTCCTCCCTTCCCGCCACTTCCGCCTCACCATCCCGCTTCTGCTTCGCATACCCCTCCCTCGACTGACCCAGAACCGTTTGCGCCTCCTGCAACAACGCCTTGTCCCGCGTCAGCGAACCCAACAACAACGCCGCCGTACCCAGTCGATAACGCGCCTGAGGCAATTGCACCGCATCGGCGGACTCCAACAACCCCACCGCCTGTCGCAACATCGGCAACGCCTCCCGCAACGGCGCCTCCTCCCGACTGAGCCGGGCCTTCTCCCCCAATGCGCCGCCCAACTCCGAAGTGCTGCGCGCCCAGGCCTCCGTTGCCCCCTCCCGCGCCTCCCGCGCCGCCCGAAAGGCCACAATGGCCGCCTCCAGCGCCGAAGCGTCCACCTCAACCCTCAACCGATGAGCGATTCCCAAATTGTGCTGCGCCTCCGCAATGGCCTCCCGATCCGTCAACAGCGGCAATACCACCTGATACGCCTCCACGGCGGCAGTGGCCTGCCGGACATCCCCCTCCAACTGGGCCAGCGTCAACAGCGTGCGCCCGCGCCGCATGGCCAGTACGGCCCACTCCGCAGGCTGATCCCGGCGGGTGATCACCTCTTCGATCTCCTTCCAGGTCCCCAGTGCCTCCCGCAAGCGGAAGGCCTCTCCCAGCGTGCTGCCCAACTCCAAGGCGGCGTTGGCCCGCTTGCCCGCCACATGAGCCCAATAATGGGGCCGGTTGATCCGGGCCGGACCCTGCAAGGCCCGATCATAGGCCTGCAACGCGGCGTTCAATAGCGTGACCTCGCCCTTCAGTTTGGCCAAACTCTCCCAAATGCCCCCCAGCCGCTCCTGAACCTCCATGTAAACCGTGGCGTGCGACTCCGCCGTCACCACCTGCAAACACTGTTGCAGGGCGGCAACCGCCTCCTGAAGCACCACCGGATCCTGACGCAGATAACCCAGATAGTGCAGCGCCACCCCGCGTTGCTGCCAACCTTGGGCCCACTCCAACGGCGACTTGTCCCGCGCGAAACGGTGCGTCAGCTCCAACGCCAGAGTGGCCGCCTCACCGAGGGGCTCTTCCGCACCTTCCGCCTGACCGTACAAAATCAACGCCTTGGCCAGATTGAGCTGACCGCGGCTCCAGGAGGCGGGCGGACGATAAGCCTCCTCCGGAAGCGAGGCCGCAGCCCGATAGGCCCGTACCGCCTGACGCAACGCATCCGCCTCGTGCCAAAGGTCGCCCAATACCTGCCATAAACTGCCCAGCCGCTCCTGCGCCAACAGATGACCCGTCGGATCCTCCTGCAGAGTGCGTACCTCCAGCAACTCGTTCAGATAACGGATGCCCCGATGCACGACACGGGCGTCGCCCTGTCGCGGGGCCAGCAGCGCCAGGGCATAAGCCAGCCGGGAACGCAGTTCCTGCCACTCGCGGGGATTGTCCCGCTGATTGAAGGCGGGCAACAACTCCTCCAGTGTGGTGATGCTCTCCTGCAGACAGCCCTCTTCGGGATCGCGCCCACAGCGCCGGTCCAGGGCCATGGCCAGAAAATAGCGGGTTTTGGCCCATTCCCGCGGTTCCTTGACCTGGGAAAGCTCCGTCAGCGCCTCCTTCAGAACCTGAATGGCTTCGTCCAGCACCGGGGGATCGGGTTGCAGCCGAAAGCGGATGACCAAGGCCTGACCCAGACTGGAGAGGGTGTGGGCCCACTCGCCGGGGTGTTGCTCCCGTTTGAACAGCGTCAGCGCCCGACGATACTCCTCGGCCGCCTGCATCAACCGTTCGCGATCACCCGTCAGCTCGCCCAACGCCGCCAGCGAAGCGCCGAGATTGAGGCGCAGAAAGGCGTGCCGCAGAGGGTGGCGTTCGGCGGGAAGCCGTTGCAGCAGGTCGCGATATAGTTCCAGCGACTCTTCCAGCGGCTGACTGGTGCCGTTGAGATCGGCCAGTATCGGCAGAGCGTTACCCAGCCCGATGCGGGCGTTGAGCCAAAGGGCGGGTTGTTTCTCCCCGGCAAAGAGTTCGGCGGCCTGGCGAAAAGCGTTGACCGCCTCCCGCAGCAGAGCGGTTTCACGGCTGGACTGGCCCAGACCCAGGGCGGCGGAAGCCAGTCGGAAAAGGGCGTCACCCCGCTCTCTCGGAGCCGACCCGGCGGGGCTGGCGGCCAGATACTGCCGCAGATGGAACAGCGCCTCCGGCAGCGCCGCCGCCGATCCGGGCCGCTGCCCTTCAAGCCACCAGGCCAGTCCCAGCAGACGATGGGCCGGAGCCAGCAAAGCGGGATCGGCGTGCCACTCCGGGAAGGCCAATGCCCGACGCGCCTGCTCGCGTGCCTCCCCCAGATCGGACAACGGGGTGCGATCCTCCTGCAGCAGCAGGGTTTCGGCCAGCATCAGTCCCAACTGCAGGCGTTGCTCTTCGGGCAGGGGGGAGTCTCCCTGCAACAGGGGGCGCAGAGCCTCCACCGCCTTGACGATGACCGGCCACTCGCCGGAATCCAGCGGCGTTTGCGGCGGATGCGCCTCCAGAAAACGCCGCAGATTCACCAGGTGAACCGCCAGCGGCGCGTGGTCCCGCGCCAGAAAGAGGGCGATTTCGCCGAAAGGGTCTGCTTTGGGCGCGTAGGCAGCCTCTTCCGAAGCGAAGCAGTGCGCTTCACTCAGGAGGTGGACGATTCCCAGAAACAAAGCCAATAAACAGCGTAACGCCATGCCAACTCACTTGAAACCGGCCTTGGGCAGAGTAATGGTTACGGTTTTACCCCGATGCGCCCGGAAAGGTCCAGTCGCGTCAACAATGGGCGCTGGACGAATTGTTCGAAATAGTCGTCAACCGCTTTCCGGGAGCATGGTTGGCTCCACGAGAGTGGGCAATGGGTGAACGGTTTGCCTTTCAATATGTTATCCTTTAAGTATCAAAAAAAGAAAATGTTCAATCCTTTGGCTTTTCTGTTATTATTTATTCAGCTCATACTGAACCAGTGCTTCGCTGTTTTGCAACGGGTTATCCTGTTTCACGGGGATTGACTACCGGCACGAGGGTTTGCAGACTTTTCAGAAAGAGGGTGATGGGCGCCCGAAGTGATGAATGACGTCACGATCAAAGCTTTCAACGGCCCAGTCATGCCGTTGGGCTGTAGCAACGACCAATGCATCGACCACGTCGATAGCGTGACCTCTGAAGAGGACAAGGGCGTGACGGAGAATGGCAAGATCGGTGGCCATGAGTCCGGGGGTTTCCAAAAAGGCGAGCATGACGTCCGCCAGTTCCTGCCGTGGTACCCGATACACCTTGAGCAGAACAAAAACACATTCGACCAGAACTCCTTCGCTGACAAAGGC harbors:
- a CDS encoding PIN domain-containing protein gives rise to the protein MQTIVVDTNIILRYLLKDHPDFFIRANGFWDKVKQGHYLAFVSEGVLVECVFVLLKVYRVPRQELADVMLAFLETPGLMATDLAILRHALVLFRGHAIDVVDALVVATAQRHDWAVESFDRDVIHHFGRPSPSF